The DNA sequence GACCCAGCTGTTTGGCATCTACTAATAGCTTTGTGTCAGGGGGTTTATAGACAAGATCGTAAACTACTGCGCTCTGGTTCAGATCTGAAAGTGGAATATCGAGGGACCCGATTCCGTCCATACCTGCTGGGGAGGCATTAAC is a window from the Thermodesulfobacteriota bacterium genome containing:
- a CDS encoding shikimate dehydrogenase, whose amino-acid sequence is VNASPAGMDGIGSLDIPLSDLNQSAVVYDLVYKPPDTKLLVDAKQLGHKASGGLSMLLYQGAESFEIWTGETAPVDTMRKALGQ